From Trichoderma atroviride chromosome 1, complete sequence, one genomic window encodes:
- a CDS encoding uncharacterized protein (BUSCO:EOG092D339Q), whose amino-acid sequence METRIVRVAPSKGQLLGRFDSSDGASKLEEWHISPDAGEAITVLRDTAKYLRTSDTPVAFPTETVYGLGADATRSGAVKGIYSAKGRPSDNPLIIHISDLHMLRELLGRQKDDQDAIPSKYNVLIERFWPGPLTILLPNPQPSKLAPEVTAGLETFGARMPSSPLALSLIKLAGVPLAAPSANASTKPSPTAAQHVKDDLDGRIEIILDGGPCQVGVESTVVDGLCEPPVVLRPGGISLEELRSCPGWENVAKAYKDQSEEGKSAPRAPGMKYKHYSPKARVVLYESTYKAGAEGVLASDFDTASATLNGDAEKTNGHSARRIGIIRTQRWKSGAGLQCGPLQPAPINQDNHDEEYLNPAYSVYKGDLKNGQGQVIGELFDIDLGQDAKRIAQGLFSALRELDRQNIDTIFVDGIENELDIAAAVMNRLRKAASEIRS is encoded by the coding sequence ATGGAGACCAGAATAGTACGAGTTGCTCCTAGCAAGGGGCAGCTCCTTGGGCGGTTTGACTCATCAGATGGCGCTTCAAAGCTCGAAGAGTGGCACATCTCCCCAGACGCCGGAGAAGCCATCACGGTTCTCAGAGATACGGCCAAGTATCTGCGAACCAGCGACACACCCGTAGCTTTCCCTACGGAGACAGTTTATGGCCTTGGCGCGGATGCGACTCGAAGTGGCGCTGTAAAGGGCATCTATTCTGCCAAGGGCAGACCTTCGGACAACCCGCTCATCATCCATATTTCAGATTTGCACATGTTGCGTGAGCTTTTGGGGAGGCAGAAGGATGACCAAGATGCGATTCCAAGCAAGTATAACGTCCTGATCGAGCGGTTCTGGCCCGGTCCTCTGACGATATTGCTGCCTAACCCGCAGCCTTCGAAGCTGGCGCCCGAGGTCACTGCTGGACTCGAGACTTTTGGTGCGAGAATGCCGTCTTCGCCTTTGGCTTTGAGTCTCATCAAACTTGCTGGAGTGCCCCTGGCTGCTCCCTCTGCAAATGCTTCTACTAAGCCATCACCCACGGCAGCCCAGCATGTCAAGGACGACTTGGATGGGAGGATTGAGATTATCCTGGATGGAGGGCCCTGCCAAGTTGGCGTTGAGAGTACTGTCGTGGATGGCCTCTGCGAGCCTCCGGTGGTGCTGCGGCCAGGAGGCATAAGCTTGGAAGAGCTTCGGAGCTGCCCTGGCTGGGAGAACGTCGCCAAGGCCTACAAGGATCAAAGCGAGGAGGGGAAATCGGCGCCGAGAGCACCGGGAATGAAGTACAAGCATTATAGCCCCAAGGCGAGAGTGGTGCTCTACGAGTCTACGTACAAGGCTGGCGCTGAGGGTGTTTTGGCATCAGACTTTGACACTGCCAGCGCCACCTTGAATGGTGATGCGGAAAAGACAAACGGCCATTCGGCAAGGAGGATAGGCATCATCCGGACACAGCGATGGAAGTCAGGAGCTGGCCTCCAGTGTGGCCCTTTACAACCCGCTCCCATCAACCAGGATAACCATGACGAGGAATATCTCAACCCCGCGTATTCGGTATACAAGGGGGATCTCAAGAATGGCCAGGGCCAGGTCATCGGCGAGCTATTCGATATAGATCTTGGGCAGGACGCTAAGAGAATAGCTCAAGGGCTATTCTCAGCTTTGCGAGAATTGGACCGTCAGAATATAGATACGATTTTTGTCGACGGCATAGAAAACGAACTGGAcattgccgctgctgttATGAATCGCCTTCGAAAGGCAGCATCGGAGATAAGGTCATGA
- a CDS encoding uncharacterized protein (EggNog:ENOG41~TransMembrane:2 (o704-723i744-763o)), giving the protein MKFGEQLRSSIIREYQWYYIDYNGLKGELKDASGPLAGNGSGSRQWTEDDETRFVGKLEAELEKVHTKQQVKAMEISRRIAVSEREVKEVVNRLNERGLGEEGPSEEEFLLLEEDLSDIIADVHDLAKFVQLNYTGFYKIIKKHDKMTGWHLRPAFDTRLKAKPFYKENYDASVIKLSKLYDLVRTRGNPVKGDSAAGGSQASFIRQTTKYWVHPDNVTELKLIILKHLPVLVFNASKEFEQQDQAITSIYYDNPEKWDLYEGRLKKTEGAEAIRLRWYGGMKTETIFVERKTHREDWTGEKSVKARFSIKEKNVNAYMKGELLPAAIFEKARKEGKKSEKAIAEDERLASEIQYSVLKHGYEPVCRSFYNRTAFQLPADARVRISLDTELTMVREDNLDGRSRSGNNWRRLDIGVDYPFSQLPPEDVERFPYAILEVKLQTQVGQEPPEWIRQLISSHLVEAVPKFSKFIHGTATLFPNRINLLPFWMPQMDVDIRKPVTHDFGIRRPDISGTTTTSDDEEELDSDEEELVVVRRGAGNGESSRQGARLRAVTTDTEGQTVDAPGGNEDFPIYDSDDEYDENYELEEARRIGGWHYYRILFSSKAHAAASKTWSVLKYVVPHPHGTQVPRSARLETLFGNSRVQTKRFRAPPGKKIYVPVRVEPKVYFAAERTFLGWLEYSIYISTIATTLLNFGDHPTPTSFWIAGIFTFLAIFSLLYSVANYLYRSRSIRNRKAARYYDRWGPSVLCTALFVAAAFNFVYEGRERKYW; this is encoded by the exons atgaAGTTCGGCGAACAGTTGCGGTCAAGCATCATCCGCGAGTACCAGTGGTACTACATCGACTACAATGGACTGAAGGGGGAGCTCAAGGACGCCTCGGGGCCTCTCGCCGGCAACGGCTCTGGCTCCAGGCAGTGgaccgaagacgacgagacGCGCTTTGTGGGCAAGCTGGAGGCGGAGCTGGAAAAGGTCCATACCAAGCAGCAGGTCAAGGCCATGGAGATTTCCCGCCGAATTGCCGTCAGCGAGCGCGAGGTCAAGGAGGTCGTGAACCGGCTGAATGAGCGTGGCCTTGGAGAGGAGGGCCCCAGCGAGGAGGAgtttttgctgctggaggaggatCTGAGTGACATCATTGCCGACGTCCACGACCTGGCCAAGTTCGTCCAGCTCAATTATACCGGCTtctataagattattaaaaagcaCGAT AAAATGACTGGATGGCATCTTCGACCTGCCTTTGATACTCGACTCAAGGCCAAGCCGTTCTACAAAGAAAACTACGACGCGTCCGTCATCAAGCTGTCCAAGCTGTACGATCTTGTCCGAACCCGAGGCAATCCCGTTAAAGGCGACAGCGCCGCCGGTGGTTCTCAAGCCAGCTTTATCCGACAAACGACCAAATACTGGGTGCATCCCGATAATGTGACGGAGCTGaagctcatcatcctcaaacATTTGCCTGTTCTGGTTTTCAATGCTAGTAAAGAGTTTGAGCAGCAAGATCAGGCTATTACCTCCATCTACTACGACAACCCCGAGAAGTGGGATCTTTACGAGGGCCGATTGAAAAAGACGGAGGGTGCAGAGGCTATCCGACTTCGTTGGTACGGTGGTATGAAGACCGAGACCATTTTTGTCGAGCGCAAGACTCACCGAGAGGACTGGACTGGCGAAAAGTCTGTCAAGGCTCGATTTTCgatcaaggagaagaatgtTAATGCCTACATGAAAGGTGAGCTGCTACCAGCAGCCATCTTTGAGAAGGCTCGCAAGGAGGGTAAGAAATCAGAAAAGGCTATTGCTGAGGATGAGAGACTCGCTTCGGAAATTCAGTATTCGGTTTTGAAGCACGGTTATGAGCCTGTTTGCCGTTCTTTCTATAACCGAACTGCCTTTCAGTTGCCTGCCGACGCCCGAGTGCGAATTTCACTGGACACCGAGTTGACCATGGTTCGAGAAGACAATCTGGATGGCCGTTCTCGCTCTGGTAACAACTGGAGACGTCTGGATATCGGTGTCGACTACCCATTTTCGCAGCTTCCCCCCGAAGATGTCGAGCGCTTCCCTTACGCCATCCTTGAAGTGAAGCTTCAGACTCAGGTGGGACAAGAGCCGCCGGAGTGGATCAGACAGCTCATTTCCTCTCATTTGGTCGAGGCCGTCCCCAAGTTCTCCAAATTCATCCACGGCACAGCGACTCTGTTCCCCAACCGCATCAACCTGCTTCCCTTCTGGATGCCCCAGATGGATGTCGATATCCGCAAGCCTGTCACTCATGACTTTGGCATTCGTCGACCTGATATCTCTGGAACAACTACCACGTcagatgacgaggaagagcttgatTCTGACGAGGAGGAATTGGTCGTGGTTCGTCGTGGTGCCGGAAATGGTGAATCTAGCAGACAGGGAGCTAGGCTTCGTGCTGTCACCACGGATACAGAAGGCCAAACAGTGGATGCACCAGGTGGAAATGAGGACTTCCCTATCTACGATTCCGACGACGAATACGACGAGAACTACGAGTTGGAAGAGGCCCGAAGAATTGGCGGATGGCACTACTACCGCATactcttttcttcaaagGCCCATGCCGCTGCTTCCAAAACTTGGAGCGTCTTGAAGTACGTTGTTCCGCACCCCCACGGAACGCAAGTGCCTCGATCCGCCAGACTTGAGACCCTCTTTGGTAATAGTAGAGTCCAAACCAAGAGGTTCAGAGCTCCTCCTGGCAAGAAGATTTATGTTCCGGTTCGCGTCGAGCCCAAGGTGTACTTTGCCGCCGAGAGAACATTCCTTGGATGG CTCGAATACTCGATTTATATCAGCACTATTGCCACGACCCTTCTCAACTTTGGAGACCACCCGACACCGACATCCTTTTGGATCGCTGGCATCTTCACCTTCCTGGCCATCTTTAGTCTCCTCTATTCCGTGGCAAACTACCTCTACCGCAGCCGGTCCATTCGCAACCGTAAGGCGGCTCGATACTACGACCGCTGGGGCCCCAGCGTTCTCTGTACCGCCCTGTTTGTGGCTGCCGCCTTCAACTTTGTATATGAAGGTCGGGAGAGGAAGTACTGGTAA
- a CDS encoding uncharacterized protein (EggNog:ENOG41~TransMembrane:2 (o736-755i776-795o)), translating to MLIAKDLKAINKNWTSLRSRGQSSQVGPGVVVMKFGEQLRSSIIREYQWYYIDYNGLKGELKDASGPLAGNGSGSRQWTEDDETRFVGKLEAELEKVHTKQQVKAMEISRRIAVSEREVKEVVNRLNERGLGEEGPSEEEFLLLEEDLSDIIADVHDLAKFVQLNYTGFYKIIKKHDKMTGWHLRPAFDTRLKAKPFYKENYDASVIKLSKLYDLVRTRGNPVKGDSAAGGSQASFIRQTTKYWVHPDNVTELKLIILKHLPVLVFNASKEFEQQDQAITSIYYDNPEKWDLYEGRLKKTEGAEAIRLRWYGGMKTETIFVERKTHREDWTGEKSVKARFSIKEKNVNAYMKGELLPAAIFEKARKEGKKSEKAIAEDERLASEIQYSVLKHGYEPVCRSFYNRTAFQLPADARVRISLDTELTMVREDNLDGRSRSGNNWRRLDIGVDYPFSQLPPEDVERFPYAILEVKLQTQVGQEPPEWIRQLISSHLVEAVPKFSKFIHGTATLFPNRINLLPFWMPQMDVDIRKPVTHDFGIRRPDISGTTTTSDDEEELDSDEEELVVVRRGAGNGESSRQGARLRAVTTDTEGQTVDAPGGNEDFPIYDSDDEYDENYELEEARRIGGWHYYRILFSSKAHAAASKTWSVLKYVVPHPHGTQVPRSARLETLFGNSRVQTKRFRAPPGKKIYVPVRVEPKVYFAAERTFLGWLEYSIYISTIATTLLNFGDHPTPTSFWIAGIFTFLAIFSLLYSVANYLYRSRSIRNRKAARYYDRWGPSVLCTALFVAAAFNFVYEGRERKYW from the exons ATGCTGATTGCGAAAgatctcaaggccatcaacaaGAATTGGACATCGCTGAGATCCCGAGGTCAATCGTCCCAGGTCGGACCAggcgtcgtcgtcatgaAGTTCGGCGAACAGTTGCGGTCAAGCATCATCCGCGAGTACCAGTGGTACTACATCGACTACAATGGACTGAAGGGGGAGCTCAAGGACGCCTCGGGGCCTCTCGCCGGCAACGGCTCTGGCTCCAGGCAGTGgaccgaagacgacgagacGCGCTTTGTGGGCAAGCTGGAGGCGGAGCTGGAAAAGGTCCATACCAAGCAGCAGGTCAAGGCCATGGAGATTTCCCGCCGAATTGCCGTCAGCGAGCGCGAGGTCAAGGAGGTCGTGAACCGGCTGAATGAGCGTGGCCTTGGAGAGGAGGGCCCCAGCGAGGAGGAgtttttgctgctggaggaggatCTGAGTGACATCATTGCCGACGTCCACGACCTGGCCAAGTTCGTCCAGCTCAATTATACCGGCTtctataagattattaaaaagcaCGAT AAAATGACTGGATGGCATCTTCGACCTGCCTTTGATACTCGACTCAAGGCCAAGCCGTTCTACAAAGAAAACTACGACGCGTCCGTCATCAAGCTGTCCAAGCTGTACGATCTTGTCCGAACCCGAGGCAATCCCGTTAAAGGCGACAGCGCCGCCGGTGGTTCTCAAGCCAGCTTTATCCGACAAACGACCAAATACTGGGTGCATCCCGATAATGTGACGGAGCTGaagctcatcatcctcaaacATTTGCCTGTTCTGGTTTTCAATGCTAGTAAAGAGTTTGAGCAGCAAGATCAGGCTATTACCTCCATCTACTACGACAACCCCGAGAAGTGGGATCTTTACGAGGGCCGATTGAAAAAGACGGAGGGTGCAGAGGCTATCCGACTTCGTTGGTACGGTGGTATGAAGACCGAGACCATTTTTGTCGAGCGCAAGACTCACCGAGAGGACTGGACTGGCGAAAAGTCTGTCAAGGCTCGATTTTCgatcaaggagaagaatgtTAATGCCTACATGAAAGGTGAGCTGCTACCAGCAGCCATCTTTGAGAAGGCTCGCAAGGAGGGTAAGAAATCAGAAAAGGCTATTGCTGAGGATGAGAGACTCGCTTCGGAAATTCAGTATTCGGTTTTGAAGCACGGTTATGAGCCTGTTTGCCGTTCTTTCTATAACCGAACTGCCTTTCAGTTGCCTGCCGACGCCCGAGTGCGAATTTCACTGGACACCGAGTTGACCATGGTTCGAGAAGACAATCTGGATGGCCGTTCTCGCTCTGGTAACAACTGGAGACGTCTGGATATCGGTGTCGACTACCCATTTTCGCAGCTTCCCCCCGAAGATGTCGAGCGCTTCCCTTACGCCATCCTTGAAGTGAAGCTTCAGACTCAGGTGGGACAAGAGCCGCCGGAGTGGATCAGACAGCTCATTTCCTCTCATTTGGTCGAGGCCGTCCCCAAGTTCTCCAAATTCATCCACGGCACAGCGACTCTGTTCCCCAACCGCATCAACCTGCTTCCCTTCTGGATGCCCCAGATGGATGTCGATATCCGCAAGCCTGTCACTCATGACTTTGGCATTCGTCGACCTGATATCTCTGGAACAACTACCACGTcagatgacgaggaagagcttgatTCTGACGAGGAGGAATTGGTCGTGGTTCGTCGTGGTGCCGGAAATGGTGAATCTAGCAGACAGGGAGCTAGGCTTCGTGCTGTCACCACGGATACAGAAGGCCAAACAGTGGATGCACCAGGTGGAAATGAGGACTTCCCTATCTACGATTCCGACGACGAATACGACGAGAACTACGAGTTGGAAGAGGCCCGAAGAATTGGCGGATGGCACTACTACCGCATactcttttcttcaaagGCCCATGCCGCTGCTTCCAAAACTTGGAGCGTCTTGAAGTACGTTGTTCCGCACCCCCACGGAACGCAAGTGCCTCGATCCGCCAGACTTGAGACCCTCTTTGGTAATAGTAGAGTCCAAACCAAGAGGTTCAGAGCTCCTCCTGGCAAGAAGATTTATGTTCCGGTTCGCGTCGAGCCCAAGGTGTACTTTGCCGCCGAGAGAACATTCCTTGGATGG CTCGAATACTCGATTTATATCAGCACTATTGCCACGACCCTTCTCAACTTTGGAGACCACCCGACACCGACATCCTTTTGGATCGCTGGCATCTTCACCTTCCTGGCCATCTTTAGTCTCCTCTATTCCGTGGCAAACTACCTCTACCGCAGCCGGTCCATTCGCAACCGTAAGGCGGCTCGATACTACGACCGCTGGGGCCCCAGCGTTCTCTGTACCGCCCTGTTTGTGGCTGCCGCCTTCAACTTTGTATATGAAGGTCGGGAGAGGAAGTACTGGTAA
- a CDS encoding uncharacterized protein (BUSCO:EOG092D0LJK): MSTPNRRQRDSQSATPRRSTRQAEAAQMVSSPLFYQSSPAPSQGMDEVMGDVSSPLRQMSNSQSTQHASGPAPSSPLRQMTDTQSTNGDGNRTPRASGGLAGESSPIRYEPSSSPGRTPRLHSDLRSESSGLFVGSSRGTPYRRGDINSDAVRTPRAPRRVILDESGRVMRESQTPGSDAASFVNRDPNTSEADILGGPGQSLIWGTTVSIDDTFSTFKDFLRHFTLKYRMYRDGLSDAEVSASSDAESKPYWEALQNMLLLGTTRLYLDISDLNLYPPTRKLWHQIQAYPQEVVPVMDQSVHDVMLELAQAETMRNRPSQSSAGQQASQRSTQGSEPVFPSSDRPDEGITPTPRPRDDDPTLEDQVAASLYVVRPFGLDKITNLRDLNPSDMDRLVSIKGLVIRTTPVIPDMKDAFFRCNVCNHSVNVGLDRGKIREPTECPRTMCASKNSMQIVHNRCSFEDKQVIKLQETPDSIPAGQTPHSVSVCVYNELVDFCKAGDRVQLTGIFRVSPVRVNPRQRAIKSIYKTYVDVLHVQKVDKKRLGADASTLGVEGEDETEAGKNEMEETRRITAEDELKIREISRRPDIYELLARSLAPSIYEMDDVKKGILLQLFGGTNKTFQKGGSPKYRGDINILLCGDPSTSKSQMLSYIHKIAPRGVYTSGKGSSAVGLTAYVTRDPETRQLVLESGALVLSDGGVCCIDEFDKMSESTRSVLHEVMEQQTVSIAKAGIITTLNARTSILASANPIGSRYNPDLSVPQNIDLPPTLLSRFDLVYLILDRVDDKADRRLAKHLLSMYLEDKPQSAPTSDDILPVEFLTLYISYARSNIQPVLSDEAAQELTDSYVAMRALGQDVRAAEKRITATTRQLESMIRLAEAHAKMRLSEVVTRDDVQEAYRLIQSALKTAATDSEGRIDMSLLTEGTSSAERKRRSDLKDAALRLLDEMTAGGNTVRWSDVSRRLADSSSVPIEQAEFTEVMRTLEAENAIMVSGEGARKSVRRVTAVI, translated from the exons ATGTCGACGCCAAATCGAAGGCAGAGGGACTCGCAGTCCGCGACGCCTCGCCGTTCCACGCGGCAAGCTGAGGCCGCACAGATGGTATCGAGTCCCCTGTTCTACCAGTCCTCGCCAGCTCCAAGCCAGGGCATGGATGAGGTCATGGGAGACGTTTCCTCGCCTCTGCGGCAGATGTCCAACAGCCAGAGCACGCAGCATGCCAGCGGACCTGCGCCGAGCTCGCCATTGAGGCAGATGACCGATACCCAGTCGACTAATGGTGACGGCAATCGGACTCCTCGAGCTAGCGGTGGCCTTGCGGGAG AATCATCTCCCATTCGATACGAACCCAGCTCCAGTCCCGGTCGAACCCCAAGGCTGCATTCGGATCTGCGCAGTGAAAGCAGCGGCCTTTTTGTTGGCTCCAGTCGCGGCACGCCCTACAGACGTGGAGATATCAACTCGGACGCAGTGCGGACGCCACGTGCTCCTCGACGCGTTATTCTGGATGAATCTGGTCGAGTAATGCGAGAAAGCCAAACTCCAGGCTCTGATGCTGCCTCATTCGTAAACCGAGATCCTAATACCTCAGAGGCCGATATCCTGGGCGGCCCTGGTCAGAGTCTCATTTGGGGTACCACCGTGTCGATCGATGATACATTCTCTACTTTCAAAGACTTTTTGCGACACTTCACTCTCAAGTACCGCATGTACCGAGACGGCCTCTCAGATGCCGAGGTGAGTGCTTCGTCCGATGCCGAATCCAAGCCATACTGGGAGGCTCTGCAgaacatgctgctgctggggaCAACTCGACTCTATCTCGATATTTCAGACTTGAACCTCTACCCACCGACACGAAAGCTATGGCATCAGATTCAAGCCTATCCTCAGGAAGTAGTCCCTGTTATGGATCAATCCGTCCATGACGTGATGCTGGAGCTCGCCCAGGCTGAAACAATGAGGAACCGACCATCTCAGAGCAGTGCCGGGCAGCAAGCTTCCCAGCGAAGTACACAGGGCTCTGAGCCAGTGTTCCCCAGCTCTGACCGGCCTGATGAAGGCATCACTCCTACACCCCGCCCCCGAGACGACGACCCTACATTGGAAGATCAGGTAGCAGCCTCACTATACGTCGTGCGTCCGTTTGGTCTTGACAAAATAACCAACTTGCGAGACTTGAACCCTTCCG ATATGGATCGCCTTGTTTCCATCAAGGGTCTTGTTATCCGTACTACCCCTGTTATCCCCGACATGAAGGATGCATTCTTCCGTTGTAACGTCTGCAATCATTCCGTCAATGTGGGCCTGGACAGAGGCAAGATTCGAGAGCCCACCGAATGCCCGCGCACAATGTGTGCCTCTAAAAACTCAATGCAGATTGTTCACAACAGATGTTCTTTTGAAGACAAGCAGGTCATTAAGCTCCAAGAAACCCCAGACAGCATCCCCGCTGGACAGACACCCCATTCAGTATCTGTATGCGTCTATAACGAGCTTGTCGATTTCTGCAAGGCTGGTGACCGCGTCCAGTTGACGGGCATTTTCCGTGTCAGCCCTGTGCGGGTAAACCCTCGACAAAGAGCCATCAAGAGCATCTACAAGACCTACGTGGACGTCCTACACGTCCAAAAAGTCGACAAGAAGCGTCTTGGGGCCGATGCATCTACACTCGGCGTGGAAGGCGAAGATGAGACAGAAGCAGGAAAGAatgagatggaggagacTCGTCGCATTACGGCCGAAGATGAGCTCAAGATTCGAGAAATATCGCGCCGCCCCGACATTTACGAGCTTCTCGCACGATCACTGGCTCCCTCAATTTACGAAATGGACGACGTTAAGAAGGGtattctgctgcagctgttcGGTGGAACAAACAAGACCTTCCAAAAGGGTGGCAGCCCCAAATACAGAGGCGACATCAATATCCTACTCTGCGGTGATCCATCCACCTCCAAATCGCAAATGCTTTCATATATCCACAAGATTGCCCCGCGTGGTGTATATACTAGCGGTAAAGGTTCTTCCGCCGTTGGTTTGACTGCGTACGTTACTCGCGATCCTGAAACGAGACAATTGGTCCTCGAGTCGGGTGCGCTGGTACTTTCTGACGGTGGTGTCTGCTGTATCGATGAATTCGACAAGATGAGCGAGTCAACTCGATCTGTGCTTCACGAAGTGATGGAGCAGCAGACTGTGTCGATTGCCAAAGCCGGCATCATCACGACCCTCAACGCTCGAACTAGTATCCTTGCCTCTGCCAACCCCATCGGTAGTCGCTACAACCCTGACCTATCCGTTCCGCAAAACATCGATCTTCCACCCACCCTTCTCTCCCGTTTTGACCTCGTCTATTTGATTCTCGACCGGGTTGATGACAAGGCTGATCGCCGATTGGCAAAACATCTTCTGTCGATGTACTTGGAAGACAAGCCCCAGTCAGCGCCTACCAGCGACGATATCCTCCCCGTCGAATTCCTTACTCTGTACATTTCATACGCACGCTCCAACATTCAGCCAGTGCTCTCGgacgaagcagctcaagagcttACCGACAGCTACGTTGCCATGCGTGCTCTTGGACAAGACGTGCGCGCCGCCGAGAAGCGCATTACCGCCACCACTCGACAGCTCGAAAGCATGATCCGTCTCGCCGAGGCTCACGCCAAGATGCGACTCTCCGAGGTCGTCACCCGGGACGACGTTCAGGAAGCGTACCGCCTCATTCAGTCTGCTCTCAAGACTGCCGCCACAGACTCCGAAGGAAGAATCGACATGAGTCTGCTCACAGAAGGTACAAGTTCTGCGGAACGGAAGCGCCGCAGTGATCTCAAGGACGCGGCCCTGCGACTGCTCGACGAGATGACCGCCGGTGGAAACACCGTCCGGTGGAGCGACGTGTCTAGGAGATTGGCTGATTCTTCCAGCGTGCCCATTGAGCAGGCTGAGTTTACTGAGGTGATGAGGACTTTGGAGGCTGAGAATGCCATCATGGTGTCTGGCGAGGGTGCGAGAAAGAGTGTTCGGAGAGTTACGGCCGTTATTTAA